Proteins encoded by one window of Mycolicibacterium sp. ND9-15:
- a CDS encoding SMP-30/gluconolactonase/LRE family protein, producing MPKDSPKPPIDPVRWQPPPVDPLPDLPRADLTVVPLPGDGPEDVVVDAAGAIWTGLADGRIVRIPPGGDPVVVATIQGRPLGLHAAHDGRILVCTSPGGLLSLDPATGALETLVAEVDDRRLMFCSNVTELPDGTIYFTESTSAFDYANFKGAVMEARPRGSLFHRDAHGTVLTAVAGLYFANGVTPTADGSALVFAETMGRRLSKYWLTGERAGSVTRLREHLPGHPDNLSTGADGRIWCAMVSPLNAAAEWLAPRWPVLRKLLWKLPDNLQPQIKPEVWAVAFDPDSGDVVAGIRTQHPQFGMVTGVVEADGRLWMGSIGFPAVAHCALP from the coding sequence GTGCCCAAGGATTCACCCAAACCGCCGATCGATCCCGTCCGCTGGCAGCCGCCGCCCGTCGACCCGTTGCCGGACCTGCCGCGAGCCGATCTGACCGTCGTGCCGCTGCCCGGCGATGGGCCCGAGGACGTGGTCGTCGACGCCGCGGGCGCCATCTGGACCGGCCTGGCCGACGGCCGCATCGTGCGGATCCCGCCCGGCGGCGATCCGGTCGTCGTCGCGACGATCCAGGGCCGGCCGCTGGGCCTACACGCCGCGCACGACGGCCGGATTCTCGTTTGCACCAGCCCCGGCGGCCTGCTGTCCCTCGACCCTGCCACCGGTGCGTTGGAGACGCTCGTCGCCGAGGTCGACGACCGGCGGTTGATGTTCTGCTCGAATGTCACGGAATTACCGGATGGCACAATCTATTTCACCGAGTCGACAAGCGCCTTCGACTACGCCAACTTCAAGGGTGCGGTGATGGAGGCGCGTCCGCGCGGGAGCCTGTTTCACCGCGACGCCCACGGCACCGTGCTCACCGCGGTGGCCGGTCTGTACTTCGCCAACGGCGTGACACCGACCGCGGACGGATCGGCGCTGGTGTTCGCCGAGACGATGGGGCGGCGGCTGTCGAAGTACTGGCTGACCGGTGAGCGCGCCGGGTCGGTGACACGGCTACGCGAGCATTTGCCCGGCCATCCCGACAACCTGTCCACCGGCGCCGACGGCCGCATCTGGTGCGCGATGGTTTCGCCGCTCAACGCCGCCGCCGAATGGCTCGCCCCGCGCTGGCCGGTGCTGCGCAAGCTGCTGTGGAAGCTGCCCGACAACCTGCAACCTCAGATCAAACCCGAGGTGTGGGCGGTGGCGTTCGATCCCGACAGCGGCGACGTCGTCGCGGGCATCCGCACCCAGCACCCGCAGTTCGGCATGGTCACCGGCGTAGTGGAAGCCGACGGCCGACTCTGGATGGGCAGCATCGGCTTCCCCGCCGTCGCGCACTGCGCCCTACCCTGA
- a CDS encoding NAD(P)H-dependent flavin oxidoreductase: MGLNVPIVNAPMGGAAGGALAAAVSRGGGLGMIGMGSSATAANLSAELPHISGLARPFGIGLVHWVMAAEPALLEVALAAKPALLAVSFGEDWSWVQRAHDAGVPVAAQVADVTGARRAVDAGVDVVVARGADGGGHGEARVGTLPLLAEVLDEVTVPVLAAGGIASARGLAAVLAAGAAGAWLGTVFTTCTEAATSAAAREMLMAASSDETVTTRVFDVAQQYAWPATLPERVLRNDFVNRFDGREDLVDADARAALAEAASTEDYRVAPINAGQGVGMVRESRSAAEVIDRLCAGAEQLLRRWA, translated from the coding sequence ATGGGACTCAACGTCCCGATCGTCAACGCCCCGATGGGCGGTGCCGCCGGTGGCGCCCTGGCGGCGGCGGTCTCCCGGGGGGGCGGGCTCGGCATGATCGGGATGGGCAGTTCGGCCACCGCCGCGAACCTGTCCGCCGAACTTCCTCACATCTCGGGACTGGCACGTCCGTTCGGAATCGGTCTCGTGCATTGGGTGATGGCGGCCGAGCCGGCGCTGCTGGAGGTGGCGCTCGCCGCGAAACCCGCGCTGCTGGCCGTCAGCTTCGGCGAGGACTGGTCGTGGGTGCAGCGAGCGCACGACGCCGGCGTGCCGGTGGCCGCGCAGGTGGCTGATGTGACCGGTGCGCGGCGGGCGGTGGACGCCGGTGTGGACGTGGTGGTCGCCCGCGGGGCCGACGGGGGTGGGCACGGCGAGGCGCGCGTCGGCACTCTGCCGTTGCTCGCGGAAGTGCTGGACGAGGTGACGGTGCCAGTGCTCGCCGCTGGGGGAATCGCGTCGGCCCGCGGGCTGGCCGCGGTACTGGCCGCCGGGGCCGCCGGCGCCTGGCTCGGCACCGTGTTCACCACCTGCACCGAGGCGGCCACGTCGGCGGCGGCGCGCGAGATGCTGATGGCGGCGTCGAGCGACGAGACGGTGACGACCCGGGTATTCGACGTGGCGCAGCAATACGCTTGGCCCGCAACGCTTCCCGAACGGGTACTGCGCAACGATTTCGTCAACCGGTTCGACGGTCGCGAGGACCTGGTGGACGCCGACGCGCGGGCTGCGCTTGCCGAGGCCGCCTCCACCGAGGACTACCGGGTAGCGCCGATCAACGCCGGGCAGGGCGTCGGTATGGTGCGCGAATCGCGTTCGGCGGCAGAGGTGATCGACCGGCTCTGCGCCGGGGCCGAGCAGCTGTTGCGGCGCTGGGCCTAG
- a CDS encoding aspartate aminotransferase family protein, whose protein sequence is MTTAQDVSADLEAKANRHLWGHFARHGAGITPPIITRGDGITIWDSKGKSYIDGLSGLFVVQVGYGRQELAEAAAKQAEQLAFFPLWSYATPSAIELAERIAGYAPGDLNRVFFTTGGGEAVESAWKLAKNYFKLTGKPGKHKVVSRSIAYHGTPQGALAITGLPIFKAPFEPLTPGGFRVPNTNFYRAPAPYATDEKAFGQYCADRIAEAIEFEGPDTVAAVFLEPVQNAGGCFPPPPGYFERVREICDEYDVLLVSDEVICAFGRIGSMFACDDFGYVPDIITCAKGLTSGYSPIGAMVASDRLFEPFDDGKTTFAHGYTFGGHPVSAAVALANLDIFEREGLNDHVKENAPRLRATLEQLYDLPIVGDIRGEGYFYGIELVKDKATKETFDDEESERLLRGFLTPALFEAGLYCRADDRGDPVVQLAPPLVCGQKEFDAIYEIMRGVLAEASRLL, encoded by the coding sequence ATGACTACCGCGCAGGACGTTTCGGCCGATCTCGAAGCCAAGGCGAACCGCCACCTGTGGGGCCACTTCGCCCGGCACGGCGCCGGCATCACGCCGCCGATCATCACCCGTGGCGATGGCATCACGATCTGGGACAGCAAGGGCAAAAGCTACATCGACGGCCTGTCCGGGCTCTTCGTCGTCCAGGTCGGATACGGCCGTCAGGAACTGGCCGAGGCCGCGGCCAAGCAGGCCGAGCAGTTGGCGTTCTTCCCGCTCTGGTCCTACGCCACGCCGTCGGCGATCGAGCTCGCCGAGCGGATCGCCGGCTACGCACCCGGCGACCTGAACCGGGTGTTCTTCACCACTGGGGGCGGCGAGGCCGTCGAGTCGGCGTGGAAGCTGGCCAAGAACTATTTCAAGCTCACCGGCAAACCCGGTAAGCACAAGGTGGTTTCGCGGTCGATCGCCTACCACGGCACGCCGCAGGGCGCGTTGGCCATCACGGGCCTGCCGATCTTCAAGGCGCCGTTCGAGCCGCTGACACCGGGCGGTTTCCGGGTGCCCAACACGAACTTCTATCGTGCGCCCGCGCCGTATGCGACCGACGAGAAGGCGTTCGGGCAGTACTGCGCCGACCGCATCGCCGAAGCGATCGAGTTCGAGGGGCCCGACACCGTCGCGGCCGTCTTCCTCGAACCGGTGCAGAACGCGGGCGGCTGCTTCCCGCCTCCGCCAGGCTATTTCGAGCGGGTGCGGGAGATCTGCGACGAGTACGACGTCCTGCTGGTGTCCGACGAGGTGATCTGCGCCTTCGGCCGGATCGGCTCGATGTTCGCCTGTGACGACTTCGGCTACGTGCCCGACATCATCACCTGCGCCAAAGGTTTGACTTCGGGCTACTCGCCGATCGGCGCGATGGTCGCTTCCGACCGGTTGTTCGAGCCGTTCGACGACGGCAAGACCACGTTCGCGCACGGCTACACGTTCGGCGGGCATCCGGTGTCTGCAGCGGTCGCGCTCGCGAACCTCGACATCTTCGAGCGCGAGGGCCTCAACGACCACGTCAAGGAGAACGCCCCGCGACTCCGGGCCACCCTCGAGCAGCTCTACGACCTGCCGATCGTCGGCGACATCCGCGGGGAGGGTTACTTCTACGGCATCGAGTTGGTCAAGGACAAGGCGACCAAGGAGACCTTCGACGACGAGGAGTCCGAGCGGTTACTGCGCGGCTTCCTCACTCCCGCGCTGTTCGAGGCGGGTTTGTACTGCCGCGCCGACGACCGCGGCGACCCCGTCGTGCAGTTGGCGCCGCCGCTCGTCTGCGGTCAGAAGGAGTTCGACGCGATCTACGAGATCATGCGCGGCGTGCTCGCCGAAGCCAGCCGACTCCTCTGA
- a CDS encoding DMT family transporter, which yields MAWVILVVSGAFESVFAIALSKSEGFTRPVPIVVFVVAVIISMGGLGIAQRDLPVGTGYAVWVGVGAALTVVYSLATGQESASPIKVALLLGLVGCVIGLQVVSQNH from the coding sequence ATGGCCTGGGTCATCCTCGTCGTCTCTGGGGCGTTCGAGTCTGTATTCGCCATCGCGCTGAGCAAGTCGGAAGGGTTCACCCGACCCGTGCCGATCGTGGTTTTCGTTGTAGCGGTGATCATCTCGATGGGCGGATTGGGGATCGCACAGCGCGACCTGCCCGTCGGCACCGGATACGCGGTGTGGGTGGGCGTCGGCGCGGCACTCACGGTCGTCTACTCGCTGGCGACCGGCCAAGAGAGCGCCTCGCCGATCAAGGTGGCGCTGCTACTGGGCCTCGTCGGATGTGTGATCGGCCTCCAAGTGGTCAGCCAGAATCACTGA
- a CDS encoding Lrp/AsnC family transcriptional regulator: MATSGTTHGIGPVSFRVNQSRPGAAFQLDDLSKQIIEKLQQDGRRSYAGIGKAVGLSEAAVRQRVQRMVDAGVMQIVAVTDPMQLGFARQAMIGIRCTGDTTKVAEKLATIESVDYVVLTAGSFDAIVEVVCADDDELLDLLNTQIRALPEVISTETLVYLKLIKQQYNWGTR; encoded by the coding sequence ATGGCTACCTCGGGTACCACGCACGGCATCGGCCCCGTTTCGTTCCGCGTCAACCAGTCCCGCCCCGGCGCCGCGTTCCAACTCGACGACTTGAGCAAGCAGATCATCGAGAAGCTTCAGCAGGACGGTCGCCGCTCGTATGCCGGCATCGGCAAGGCGGTCGGGCTGTCCGAGGCCGCTGTCCGCCAGCGGGTCCAACGCATGGTCGACGCCGGCGTCATGCAGATCGTGGCCGTCACGGATCCGATGCAGTTGGGCTTCGCCCGGCAGGCGATGATCGGCATCCGGTGCACCGGCGACACCACCAAGGTGGCCGAGAAGCTGGCCACCATCGAGTCCGTCGACTATGTGGTGCTGACCGCCGGATCGTTCGACGCCATCGTCGAAGTTGTCTGCGCGGACGACGACGAACTTCTGGACCTTCTCAACACCCAGATCCGCGCGCTGCCGGAAGTCATCTCCACCGAGACGCTCGTATACTTGAAACTTATTAAGCAGCAATATAATTGGGGTACCAGATGA
- a CDS encoding D-alanyl-D-alanine carboxypeptidase family protein: MAKFRIRLQRAAVLAAALFVAAGPAVASAQPAPAPEANACPYREATPPAVDASEVPKPGEAPPAPLPVPATPLGGDELSGCGVITAPGTPPLPNDVSAEAWLVADLDTGDVIAAKDPHGRHRPASIIKVLVATQAIKDLPIHRVVAGTADDAAQEGTKVGVGENGHYSINDLLHGLLMYSGNDAAYALARQLGGWDAALNKLNDLARKLGGLDTRVATPSGLDGPGMSTSAYDMALFYRYAWRNPIFADIVATRSFDFPGRGDAGYPIENDNKLLLHYPGAMGGKTGYTDDAGQTFVGAADRDGRRLVAVLLKGTRQPIAPWEQAAHLLDYGFATAPGTSVGTLIEPDPSLAGPKDADGTNPAVQAAPMMSDIDAMPVRVGVAVVGSAIVFALIMGARSLNRRSTI, encoded by the coding sequence ATGGCGAAGTTTCGAATTCGGCTGCAGCGCGCCGCCGTGCTGGCAGCGGCCTTGTTCGTAGCCGCAGGGCCGGCCGTGGCAAGTGCTCAGCCGGCCCCGGCGCCCGAAGCCAACGCGTGCCCGTATCGCGAGGCCACCCCGCCGGCGGTGGACGCCTCCGAGGTGCCCAAACCCGGCGAGGCGCCACCCGCTCCGCTGCCGGTGCCCGCGACGCCGCTGGGCGGTGACGAGTTGTCCGGTTGCGGCGTCATCACCGCGCCTGGGACACCACCGCTGCCGAACGACGTCTCGGCCGAGGCGTGGCTGGTCGCTGACCTGGACACCGGCGACGTCATCGCGGCCAAGGACCCCCACGGCAGGCACCGGCCCGCCAGCATCATCAAGGTCCTGGTGGCCACGCAGGCGATCAAGGATCTGCCGATCCACAGGGTCGTGGCGGGCACCGCGGACGATGCCGCTCAAGAAGGCACCAAGGTCGGGGTCGGCGAGAACGGCCACTACTCGATCAACGACCTGCTGCACGGGTTGTTGATGTACTCCGGCAATGACGCCGCGTACGCGCTGGCCCGGCAGCTCGGCGGCTGGGACGCCGCGCTGAACAAACTCAACGACCTGGCTCGAAAGCTGGGCGGCCTTGACACCAGGGTCGCGACGCCGTCCGGTCTCGACGGTCCCGGCATGAGCACGTCGGCGTACGACATGGCGCTGTTCTACCGATACGCCTGGCGCAACCCGATCTTCGCCGACATCGTGGCGACCCGGTCGTTCGACTTCCCCGGCCGCGGCGACGCCGGCTACCCGATCGAGAACGACAACAAGCTGCTGCTCCACTATCCGGGCGCGATGGGCGGAAAGACCGGCTACACCGACGACGCCGGGCAGACGTTCGTCGGCGCGGCCGACCGCGACGGCCGGCGACTGGTCGCCGTCCTGCTGAAGGGCACCCGCCAGCCCATCGCGCCGTGGGAGCAGGCCGCGCATCTGCTCGACTACGGTTTCGCCACCGCGCCGGGCACCAGCGTCGGCACGTTGATCGAACCCGACCCGTCGCTGGCCGGCCCGAAGGACGCCGACGGCACCAACCCGGCGGTCCAGGCCGCCCCGATGATGTCGGACATCGACGCGATGCCGGTGCGGGTGGGCGTCGCGGTCGTCGGCAGCGCGATCGTGTTCGCGTTGATCATGGGCGCCCGGTCGCTGAACCGGCGGTCGACAATCTAG
- a CDS encoding alpha/beta fold hydrolase has translation MTERAPIHVGTGEPMLLLHPFMMSQNVWKKVAPLIADTGRYEVFAPTMPGHNGGVKGHRFLDTPELADDVERRLDALGWDTAHIVGNSLGGWVAFELERRGRARTLTGIAPAGGWTRYTPAKFEIIGKFLAGLPVWLFTLVFRQHVRKLPFARFLAHFPISASPDRLSDEDLVDIIDDVTHCPAYYQLLVKSLLTPGLLDLAEGTCPTRLVICEKDRVLPHPRFTRHFTAKLPSSTEITHLDDVGHIPMFEAPQVVADLIVDFVDRYASPPREATGS, from the coding sequence ATGACCGAGCGCGCACCGATCCACGTCGGAACCGGCGAGCCCATGCTGTTACTGCACCCGTTCATGATGTCGCAGAACGTGTGGAAAAAGGTCGCTCCGCTGATCGCCGACACCGGACGCTACGAGGTTTTCGCGCCCACCATGCCCGGCCACAACGGCGGCGTGAAGGGGCACCGCTTTCTCGACACGCCCGAATTGGCCGATGACGTCGAACGCAGGCTCGACGCGCTCGGCTGGGACACCGCGCACATCGTCGGCAACTCGCTGGGCGGCTGGGTGGCCTTCGAGTTGGAGCGCCGCGGTAGGGCTCGCACGCTGACCGGTATCGCACCGGCCGGCGGGTGGACCCGGTACACGCCCGCCAAATTCGAGATCATCGGCAAGTTCCTGGCCGGCCTTCCGGTATGGCTGTTCACGCTCGTGTTTCGTCAACATGTCCGGAAGTTGCCGTTCGCCCGGTTCCTCGCTCACTTCCCCATCAGTGCCAGTCCGGACCGCCTGTCCGATGAAGATCTCGTCGACATCATCGACGACGTCACCCACTGCCCGGCCTATTACCAGCTGTTGGTGAAGTCGCTGCTGACGCCGGGGCTGTTGGACCTGGCCGAGGGCACGTGCCCGACCCGCCTGGTGATCTGCGAGAAGGACCGGGTGCTGCCGCATCCGCGGTTCACTCGCCATTTCACCGCCAAGCTGCCGTCGAGCACCGAGATCACCCACCTCGACGATGTCGGGCACATTCCGATGTTCGAGGCGCCGCAGGTCGTCGCCGACCTGATCGTCGACTTCGTCGACCGCTACGCATCGCCACCCAGGGAAGCGACCGGGAGCTAA
- the trpS gene encoding tryptophan--tRNA ligase: MSSSPQPVVFSGVQPTSDSLHLGNALGAIQQWVGLQDDHDAFFCVVDLHAITIPQDPEGLRRRTLVTAAQYLALGIDPDRSTIFVQSHVPAHAELSWVLGCFTGFGQASRMTQFKDKSQKEGSEATTVGLFTYPVLMAADVLLYDTDLVPVGEDQRQHLELARDVAQRFNSRFPDTFVIPDPMIPKATAKIYDLQDPTSKMSKSAGTDAGLISLLDDPKASAKKIRSAVTDSEREVRYDPDAKPGVSNLLTIQSAVTGTDVEKLVDGYAGRGYGDLKSDTAEAVVEFVGPIKAKVDELLADSGELESVLAAGAERARDVSAKTLRRVYDRLGFLQPRG, from the coding sequence ATGAGCAGTTCCCCGCAACCTGTCGTCTTCTCCGGTGTGCAACCCACGTCCGATTCGCTACACCTGGGCAACGCGCTGGGCGCGATCCAGCAGTGGGTCGGTCTGCAGGACGACCACGACGCGTTCTTCTGCGTGGTGGATTTGCACGCGATCACAATTCCGCAGGATCCCGAGGGACTTCGGCGGCGCACCCTGGTCACCGCGGCGCAGTATCTGGCACTCGGCATCGATCCCGACCGAAGCACGATCTTCGTGCAGAGCCATGTCCCGGCGCATGCCGAGCTGTCCTGGGTGCTGGGCTGTTTCACCGGGTTCGGCCAGGCGTCGCGGATGACGCAGTTCAAGGACAAGTCGCAGAAGGAAGGCAGCGAGGCCACCACCGTCGGGCTGTTCACGTACCCGGTGCTGATGGCCGCCGACGTGCTCCTGTACGACACCGACCTGGTGCCCGTCGGCGAGGATCAGCGCCAACACCTGGAGTTGGCGCGCGATGTCGCGCAACGGTTCAACTCCCGGTTCCCCGACACCTTCGTCATCCCAGATCCGATGATCCCGAAGGCGACGGCCAAGATCTACGACCTGCAGGATCCGACGTCGAAGATGAGCAAGTCCGCGGGCACCGACGCCGGGCTGATCAGCCTGCTCGACGATCCGAAGGCATCGGCCAAGAAGATTCGCTCGGCGGTCACCGACAGCGAGCGTGAGGTGCGCTACGACCCCGACGCCAAACCCGGCGTGTCGAACCTGTTGACCATCCAGTCGGCGGTCACCGGGACCGACGTGGAAAAGCTCGTCGACGGATACGCGGGGCGTGGGTACGGCGACCTGAAGTCCGACACCGCCGAGGCCGTCGTCGAGTTCGTCGGCCCGATCAAGGCCAAGGTCGACGAACTGCTCGCCGACTCCGGCGAACTCGAATCGGTGTTGGCGGCCGGTGCAGAGCGCGCGCGCGATGTGTCTGCGAAGACTCTGCGGCGAGTTTATGACCGGTTAGGGTTTCTGCAGCCACGCGGCTGA
- a CDS encoding STAS domain-containing protein: MRKGTGSKLQRRVELRGQAALQMVSGGARFSMGKGRYRGVCMPNRAGRTRTEAAMTRSGSTGTRHHDLTQASTDSRTVDATSLAVRMCSYPRPPATVIELSGEIDACDAEQVSDYLVGYVHVDHPLVLDCSRVDFLSVAGHRATVLFAEKCHRAGRDWVLITSTAVDVLLRVVNEADLPVVASLDEGLRTLAQGQQGHRSITTVDCKRC; encoded by the coding sequence ATGCGGAAGGGGACCGGCTCAAAGCTTCAGCGCCGCGTCGAGTTAAGGGGGCAAGCGGCGCTTCAAATGGTGTCGGGCGGCGCCAGGTTCTCGATGGGTAAAGGCCGCTATAGGGGGGTATGTATGCCGAACCGCGCAGGAAGGACGAGAACGGAGGCCGCTATGACGAGGAGTGGTTCGACGGGCACTAGACACCACGACCTCACCCAAGCGTCGACCGATTCCCGCACCGTCGACGCCACCAGTCTTGCTGTGCGCATGTGTAGCTATCCCCGGCCGCCCGCGACCGTGATCGAATTGAGCGGTGAAATAGACGCCTGCGATGCCGAGCAGGTAAGCGACTACCTCGTCGGGTATGTCCACGTGGATCACCCGTTGGTGCTGGACTGCAGCCGCGTCGACTTCCTCAGCGTCGCTGGTCATCGGGCCACAGTCTTGTTCGCTGAGAAGTGTCACCGGGCTGGCCGGGACTGGGTACTGATCACCAGCACGGCGGTTGATGTTCTCCTGCGCGTCGTGAACGAGGCTGACTTGCCAGTCGTCGCTTCGTTGGACGAAGGATTGCGGACGTTGGCTCAGGGCCAGCAAGGGCATCGGTCTATTACGACTGTGGACTGCAAACGGTGCTGA
- the yhjD gene encoding inner membrane protein YhjD, whose protein sequence is MRTPAEPDDKPGIVGRLRARWGWFDHVMRAQQRYTDSKGDFYAAGITYFTVFAMFPLLMVGFAIAGFILASQPELLAEIQDRIRASVSGDIATQLVELMDSAIESRTSVGVIGLLTAAWAGVGWMANLREALSQMWGLTRRGRPGFLRTKLSDLTAIAGLFVAIAVTVALTVVSSSGLARKAAEWLGLEDVPGMSIVLRVVSLTVSVLISWLLFTWIIARLPRESISVRSALRAGLLTAVAFEVFKQVASIYLRSVVTGPAGATFGPVLGLMVFAYITARLILFATAWAATSRENLEAVPVAPPGLAQITPRVQVYEGVGVGGVLTAAAAGAVGALGISRMCRRQ, encoded by the coding sequence ATGAGAACCCCGGCGGAGCCGGATGACAAGCCGGGAATCGTCGGTCGGCTGCGTGCCCGATGGGGCTGGTTCGACCACGTCATGCGGGCCCAGCAGCGCTACACCGACAGCAAGGGCGACTTCTACGCCGCGGGCATCACCTATTTCACGGTCTTCGCGATGTTCCCGCTGCTGATGGTCGGATTCGCGATCGCCGGTTTCATTCTGGCCAGCCAACCGGAACTGCTCGCCGAGATCCAGGACCGGATCAGGGCGTCGGTGTCCGGCGACATCGCCACCCAACTGGTCGAGCTGATGGACTCGGCGATCGAGTCCCGCACCTCGGTCGGGGTCATCGGGCTGCTCACCGCGGCGTGGGCGGGGGTCGGCTGGATGGCCAACCTGCGCGAGGCGCTGAGCCAGATGTGGGGCCTGACGCGGCGCGGCCGCCCGGGCTTCCTGCGCACCAAGCTGTCGGACCTGACGGCCATCGCCGGCCTTTTCGTCGCGATCGCGGTCACCGTCGCCCTGACCGTGGTGAGCAGTTCCGGACTGGCCCGCAAGGCAGCGGAATGGCTTGGGCTCGAGGATGTTCCGGGAATGAGCATCGTGTTGCGGGTGGTCTCGCTGACAGTCTCGGTGCTGATCAGCTGGCTGCTGTTCACCTGGATCATCGCCCGGCTGCCCCGCGAGTCGATCAGCGTCCGCTCCGCGCTTCGGGCGGGGTTGCTCACGGCGGTGGCGTTCGAGGTCTTCAAGCAGGTGGCGTCGATCTACCTGCGGTCGGTGGTGACCGGCCCGGCCGGGGCGACGTTCGGCCCGGTGCTGGGTCTGATGGTGTTTGCCTACATCACCGCCCGGCTCATCCTGTTCGCCACGGCGTGGGCGGCGACGTCGAGAGAGAACCTGGAGGCCGTGCCCGTCGCCCCGCCCGGTCTCGCGCAGATCACGCCGCGGGTGCAGGTTTACGAGGGCGTCGGGGTCGGCGGCGTGTTGACCGCGGCGGCCGCGGGAGCAGTTGGTGCGCTGGGGATCTCGCGAATGTGCCGGCGTCAGTGA